The window AATCGTAACTGGTCATGGAATGCGATAAGAAATCTGGTTAGAAGAGTTTTCACGTCACGCCTAAAGTCTCGAAAAGGCCAAATATTAAATTCCATTAGCTATTAGCTTTGGGTAATATGATATTTAGCCACTATTGCCCAGAAAACTAATTGAGTGTTGGGACATCCTCAGCGGGAGGCGACGAGCATAGGATGAAAGTCCTAAACTGCATGTGTCCAGATACTCTAGTTATTTCTATTGTTATTAACTGGGGCATGAATAAACAACAGGTTTGAATTCGAACTGGaacaggaatatagaatttaggtcacgggccaagcgctgagacctatgaggtcattcagcgctgagagtaaaaaagtttgaaagttataatattatataacgggaggaggaaaaccttttgcagttgaggcactatgaaacaattgtcgggacagggttgaggaaagtgagatggaaggaagagaatatgaacggaggtgctataaaaggaaatgaaaggtgttgcagctaggggcctaaggaagggacgctacaaagaactttaagtaatgcctacagtgcacagagtgaggtgtactgacggcactacccgcccgTTACCGGGTAGACGAGGGAGACAGCAGGCACTTGTCTTCAACATTCAGGATATGACGAAGGAAGTGTCTCCACGGAAATTACGGCGCACTTTCAGCATCTTCTTACTCGTATATCGTTGACTTACATTGCTTCGATTATCGTCAGCCATAATGGagtgatgtattattattattattattattattattattattattatttattattattattattattcagatgaatcctattcatatgaaacaagcccacaggggccactgatttgaaatttaagcttccagagaatattttggtgttcgttcgaaagaagcaacaacaTAATGTATTTTGGTATGCAACTCTTGGAAAGCGTTTGCTGAAGCACCTCATAAGTTCTACTAGAAAAAGAAGTCTTGATGGAAATTGCTTTCACTTAATAACATTCACTCGattcataaatactgtacattgcaGACAGATTTCAGCACTGATGAACCGACTCAGTGAATggaaatacatatacacacgtacgtatatctgtgtgtgcacaactgaatcacgaaaatatggaacttaatgactatataaataagataaaacccACGAAGGGAagagcagcactccagtgtttctctttccttcgtgcaTTTTGTCTGATTtacatctgtgtatgtgtatatatcctcACACATGGCATCAAGCAATATTTATAAGTGCACATGCAGAGGAATGTTTAACATATTACTATGTATGAGACAATTAAACGATATTTTCTTGACTTTTGTTCTCTCAGAgatacataaaaagaaacaattatgaTATTAACATTTCTAATTCCACAACTTACTCTTTTGcctccaataaataaataaataaataaataaataaataaataaataaacatttgccTTTTGCAGCCTTAGTATTGTACCAGTAAATAACCCACATTAAATTATTTACTAGTGAAAAACATtggtaacacaaacacacacatatatatatactgtatatatatatatatatatatatatatatatatatatacagtatatatatagtatatatatataagaatttttatcacaccgtgatttatacagtcatgaagctacaaatgttgtttaatgtccaattcacgctacttcgagaatatcttcgatggggaattatcatcgaaggggaattttataagttataaatgCGGTTTgactgtcgactggagttgttggaaggtactgtgtcaagggatcgagaccaGGCGGTACCGATccctttatcacttataaaattttccttcagtgataattccccatctaaatcggggatattcccgaagtagcgtgaattggatattaaacatttgtagcttcatggttatatacagtatatatatatatatatatatatatatatatatatatatatatatatatatatatatatatatatatatatatatatatatatatatatatatatatatatatatatatatatatatatatacacacaccctgTCTGTTCCTTCCATCGACATCGTCAATATCGCTCTCCCACGCGATCATGAGAACGACGGCTATAACGAAGCAAAATCCGATAATAAACAGTTGCTGTTCACCGATCAGTACCAGATGTTAAAATGAGGGGAATATCATTATCAAGTGCCGGCTGGAGACAAGGTAATTACTCTGTGAATTCATTCAATCGACGCGGTTGCCAGTTAGTCCAAAAACCCGACGATCTTTTGGACGATTTATCGAGTCAGTAATCGAATGATTAGTATTTCTACTGTGTGTATTTTAGATCGTTTTAGTACAAGAAGCGAATAAGATTAGGTGCGTCAACTTGACGaggttgaatgaaaatgaagccTTTTTAATATTGCAATAATTTCCGCTTGCAACTCGCGCGTTTgttactatataaatatttcccACGGTGATGCCAAGTTCAATATAATACAACTTCCATGTTCATTCACTAAATTGCTTGGTTTCTTCAAAGAGTCTTGTCCTTGCGAGAGACATTGACGATTCTAGTACGAATGAAATCATAAAATCGATTCTGTTCCGCATCTCACGGTGATTCTTAGGTGGGCTATCAATGGCCGTTATCCTATAGGTTTTCCGCTCCTAATTGTTTTCCCACGGTGATATTCGGCACTACGAGGCCTCCGATGAAACCGCGTTCTGATTGGGGGAGGAGCCGGTGGGCGGAGCTCACGCTGAAACCGGAGAGTGATTCGCAGTTCTGATTGGCTACCGGGCCGGCGATGCTGTTGCTACCACCGAAGCATCAATGAACTCACGGTATATGAGGAAGCTGTGGCCCTCTAACACGTTTAGTTAGCACTGAAATCTGAGAGAGGTCGGTTCCACGCCTCTCCTCTATCAAGCCCGAATAATACGTTCTCGTTACTCTGAGTGACAGCTCTATATCACCACAGCGATTGTGAATTCGCCCAGAAAAGACACCAGCTGAGTTTCAGAACAGTCGATACTCGCCTTTTTCGAAGAACATTTGTGCACATCTGGATATAATcaagagtgtgcgtgtgtgtgtgtgtgcgtgtgtgtgtgtgcgcgaggtACAAGCGCGCGTGTGGTCGAAGGGAGTTCAAGAAGACACCTGGGTTCCTTTACCTGACCTCAGAGGCACCTCGAGGCATTTCAGCAGCCTGCCTTCTTTCCTTCACTCACTCGACTGTCGTTCGTCAACCTTCAGGAATGAAATCAGTCAGCTGGAATAAGAGCTGTCACCGCAGCGTGAGGTCAAACTCCATCGGCGTCAGGTCAAACAGATGTCATGCCGACGTCAGGCAGGAGCGACAAGAAATCCGCGACTACCTGGACAAGCTACGCCAATTAGTGCCCGCCTGCCCCAAGGCTGGGAAGCTGTCGAGGCTGGCGGTGATTCAGTACGTTATCGACTACATCGTCGAGTTGCAGGACACTCTTGTCCACCATCCGGTCAACAGCATTCTGGGAAACGGGGACATCGCCGACCTGACCTCCTCCATCCACAGTAATCCCATCTTCAGCTTGCAGGCTCTGAACGCCAGCAGCAATAAAAATTCGACGTCGTCGGCCACCGCCTCAGCGACAAACAAGAACGACAATCACGTCGTCGTCAGCGGCAAGACGACCACAGCAGCAGCGACGATTAACAATGACACCAGCAGTAAGAGGAGCAAGACGAGTTCCACCACCAGCAGTAGTACTAGTACTACAAGTGCTACCTGCAGAAGACCTCTGGGAGTTTTGTCGTCTTTTAAAAACCACAGAAATCTCTGAAGAAGTGAACGGAAGTAGGGAATTTTTATTctcaaacttttttatatttgtgtgtaaactCCTCagtgtacatatttacagtctgTTGAAAGTTCCCCTAAATAAAACCACCAAAGAGAGTGTGATTCTAAGTGGACCaatgtaatgtataaaaaaaagtcacaaggaTGCAGAAGGCGTGTTACCAAATATGCCATGTGTACGGATTATCAAGGagtggaagaggagggggaaggggttgtGGATCTGTCTGTAGCCCCCAGGGGTAGGAGGGGTGAAGaagtagggggggggggggaatgttgCGGACCGACCACGCACTCCCAAACCCGTACGTGGCATCGCTGGTGGGTGGGAGGTCGCTTTTGGCGTAACCCTGACCTGTATGACAGTTACCCTGTCATATCTGTACCTTCATAACAACgcatccccaccccttcccttcccccccgtTACAATTATCAATAAACCACCCCAAACACCttccagcattctctctctctctctctttccctctctcgcGATTCTGTCAATGAAAGACtcgttacatatttttttttgttcctttcaaGTGAAAAcgagtttgatttattttttaattttcctcctgCGCTGTCCTGTCTCTTCCTTCTTGGAAACGGTGGTTCTTGCCCATGTTATACATTGCTTATCAGACGTGAACCTTCTGGGTGGGCACGGTCTCTGAACGGACGCGTCCAATCGTCATTAGTACATATCAACATCTGGGATCACCTTTTAATCCTTCATTCACCTTGCCCaacgaaaggaagaagaagaagaagaagaagaagaagaagaaaaagaaaaacagatcaCTCCTCCAGCACCATCTCGTTGACAAGGCAAAGCTGCTGTCTCTACACCTGTTGTGGCCAGTCAGTAAATGAGATTAACCAGGTGTTGTTACTTCATGTTAAATCGAGATTGCCGATGATGACTCATCTCGCCGAGGGCACACTTAGCCCTTCCTATCCTCCTTCATCTTCCTGTCTCCATCCCTCTCAAGAACCTTGGGATACCTTCTTCTATGTCAGCTGGACCTTCACCAATACAACCAGCTGGGGCGACCATTGCCGTGtgcccaccccctctctctttctccctccatcTCTCCACCCCatcgttgctgctgctgctgctgccatgttACAACCACATGGGGTGAGGGACCCCCTCCCCGTCCATCTTTTCGGCCCTCAACGAGGTGGGTGTCTTACGGTTTAACCATACGTTATGTGTTGCCTTGGATAGttaagtttttctctcttttttttcagtggctgaaagttattttatttgtatgttgatAGTGATTAGGTCTATTTCTTCATGTTCAAAGATGATGTATTTAATTGTAGTTTCCCCACATTCAGTTTATATCTTATACAGTAATGACATTGATTTTATTGTgtaacatttgtttgtttttgcggCTTTTAACGTCTAAATAGCATTCAACGTTTTCGTACTGACACTGATCCCCTTTCACGTTTTATTCAATGTTCCTATATGAGTAATAATTTGACATCATGTCTTTTAacgtttaaagtatatttttctaaCATAGATGTCTTCAGGTATCTTGGAATTCACATTAATGTCACACACGTAGACAGTGACGGATCGTgtcattttacagagagagagagagagagagagagagagagagagagagagagagagagagatgacgcaGAAAAACCAAGTGCCGCATAATTAATGTCAGTTTTCTGTATCTTCCATGGCAGCCGGCGACGACGTCATGTGACGAAGAAGAGAATCTTGTGCGATGAATATGACAAAACACCTGGTCTTCAACGccaccccatcccccaccccatGCCCCGAGCCGAGAGGATTTACCCATGACGGAGAGGCCCGCCTCCCTCCAACCACCCACCCTACACCCCTCGGCACCTCCAGCTGGCTGCTTCTTGGACTCGCAATCTGTCCATCCTTCAGTAAATGCTTCTTTTTAAAGAGTCCTTCTACACGTGGCCCTTTCATCATGCTTCTTCTACGTCGTCGTCAGGATGAACATTATGAGGAGGAGGTTACTGGCCCTTCTTCTTGGTGGTCCAGCAGGAGGAGTGAGTTCGTGGGAGCACCTGGACGGTTTCTTCAAACACAGAAGGAAAAGTATTGCATCCTGTCATCGCCCTTTCTTGTCATGATTCTCAATTGTTCCACTCCACTGAGGTGAAATCAAATCACTTTGTAATGTAACTTTTGCAACTGAGAGAAATTCTGATTGTAAACTCACATCATTTTGCTCAATAACTttcattctttgttatttcttaatGGCCAAAATTAAGGACCAACGTCACGTTACGTAACTGGGAGAAATAGATAGAAAACGGCACGTCTTGTTACGAGAATCATTTCACTTTGGCTTTTGACGATAACTTTAGCACACACCTGGGTTTTgaagggggggatggggggaggtgGATGACGGGGCTTGGGTTGGGATGTATTGTTATACCAGAAGCCACGTGTGTCTGTCTACAATCCGCAGCAGTAATGGATATCAACTTTTGACTGTTGAAATgtgctgctttctctctctctctctcgtacagtgAGACGTAAATTATGCTGATTGCAAGTATGCTTTAAATGAATTACAGCTTAAGTTATTTTCAGTTCAAGATGGGTGGCCTAGAtctatctataaatttatatgtctcctatctatctatctgtaggtctcttatttatctatctatcaatcagcCTCTCACGAATGAGATCTACTTCACGCTGAGAAGCAATACTTATTCTTCAACATTCATTAACACCCGGTGGATATTTCAGCTGACTATTTTGTGGGGTATATTTCCCCACTCGCCGCTCATCAAACATTTatgcttaaacacacacacacacacacacacacacacacacacacacacacacacacacacacacacacacacacacacacacaggctgtCTTTTCCCATATGTCGAATCACTAACAAAAACCGTTAAAGCACAACAACACGTTGACGACATCTGTCCAATATTCGGCGGCGATCAATTATTAAAGATATGGGCTCCAGCTGCTGTTTCtttgctactgctactgctcctgcTGCTGTAGCAGTGGCGTAACGCTAGGCGGGtagttgggggggggcgggggtcaGCTGCTGTTCCGTTTCAGCGGTGCTGCTGTTTTGGCGTGTGCCGTTATATacagagacacagacacacacggtCTTTTAATAGATTATATGGTCAttgattcctcttcttctttaattAGAGACAGTTCACGTGTGTGGGGGTTTGGGGGTGGCTTGTTAAACACGCACGCAGGTTCATGTGCGAATAGGAAGCCCGCGTGCACGTGCGTGTACACACGCATGcatgtatatttcatatactatataatataaatacacacgtataatatacatacatacatacatatatatatatatatatatatatatatatatatatataagattcctTGGGTTTTAAAAGTGTGACGAGAATTCCCTTAAAAACATCTAACAAACTTTAAAAACCTAATGATCTGTTACAGAAGATTTATAGTCGTAATTTCCTCATTTTTGTCAATACCATCTATCACCGGGTTAATTCAGAATGACTTTGGGATACAGCTGAACTAGGCAATCAATTCATTAGCTTGCTAATAAATCATTCTCCTTCGATTTTTCCAATATACTGGCCTTTACTCACACTACGCCAGTGTGACGATTCGTTGTGGCATTTGGGACCCAGTTTCAGCTGGGTGTCAAATTCACTGTTTTTAAGCCTTTTGACGAGTATGTCAGTTATAGGGTAAAGCTGCAGCCCCTCGGAggttatatggagagagagagagagagagagagagagagagagattggggtaCTGCCGGGAAGTCCCTGCCTGTCTCCAGCTGTATTACAACATCCGGCGGCCGCCGACGTCGGTGTCCCCTGTGTGTGTGAGGCGTATGGGAGGTGGAGGGGTGAGGAAGGGAACGGGTGCCGCAAGCAGCCGTTCTAACACGTGCAGGCCTGCTGTTGGTGCAGCTGTGTCTCTAAGGGCGTCTGTGACTATTGCCTTTTGCACCCCTTGTCTGTTTGTCCGTTAGGATTTTTCAGGGAGCGACTAGGCCGACATTGCAAACTATAATATTGAAACTCTTAGAATTTCATTCTCATCTCGACTGGAGTTTGGCATCGTTAGCTACGTTATGGTGTCGCGTTTCATCGCTGAATTGCAACAAACACTAGGGCCGGATATGGTACAGCTAGGCTAAAACTAACAGGAGGGACATGGTACAGCTAGGCCAAACCTAATGGGAGGGAGATAAGGTGCAGTAGCTAGGCTAAAACTAACAGGATATGGTGCAGCTAGGCCAAAGCTAACAGGGAGATATGGTACAGCTAGGCCAAACATAACTTGAGGGAGATATGGTACAGCAACTAGGCCAAAACCAACATAAGGGGATACGGTACAGCAGCTAGGCCAAAAACTAACAGGAGGGGGCTATGGTACAGCTAGGCCAAAACTAACAGGAGTGGAATATGGTACAGCAAGGTCAAAACTAACAGGAAGGGATATGGTGCTGCTAGGCCAAAACAGACAAGGTAATATGGTACAGCTAGGTCTAAAGTAACAGGATGGGGTATGGTACAGCAGCTAGGCCAGGTGCATGAGAGTCTGCTCTCTCAGGAGACGTCGCCCTACAATGTTTTGGGAATGTTATGCGAAGATCGCGACCAACTACGTGCCTGGCCCGCTGCTATCTCGCCAGTGGAGTTTCAGGACCAGCTGCTTGGGCATCTGTCATGCCGCTGGGGACTCAAGACGGGGAAGGGCGGGGGAGATAGTGCCATTGGCACAGCTGTGTCATGTCGGTCATTCGCGTCGCCACTAACCGCCTCTTGCTGCTTAACTAGCAAAAGCAGGAATAAAATCAGTGTTGCCACTCGGAATGAAAACGGGGACCTTTGTTTCAGATCCTGCCTGAGTGAGATAGATGAGGATTTCTGTGCGGAAGACGTTGAAAATATTCGTTGGTTCTTCGTTCTGTCGTCATacgaatgatattaataaaagtgCTGTTATCTGCTGTGGGTATTAAGAAATGTACCGCAAATAATTTAGAAGTGCGAGATCCAAAGACGTCGGAAGAGTTATCATAAGCACAAAGAGACACTTCATGTTGGTAACAGTGTTTGGGGGTGAAAGCTAATTATGGGGGATGGCGTAACCCACATAGTGGCACAATGACAGCGCTCTGGCCCCCACCCCCACACTTCCCCTATCACCCATTACCCCCTACGCCCACAAAAATGCTTCTATTACGTACATAGATCGaaaaagacacaaacaaacacacatatacaaaaccaTGCTCTTTGGGAAAACGGTATAGGCATTTTTGGTCTACCCCGCCTTTAGTCTTTTGTTACTTAGGCCTATAGCGACAAGTTTTCGGATGACCTGCTCCTGTGGATCGCCCAAATTAAACTCTACAAATATggttactagagagagagagagagagagagagagagagagagagagagagagagagagagagagataatgcacaTAGTGACATTCTTTTCATAAACTCACAcctgggattctctctctctctctctctctctctctctctctctctctctcttatcgcaTACCTCGTCATTCCCATAAggttatcttttttctctttaacaaatatataattcatgtgtCGTTTCTTGTACCGACTTTACTACGATtgtggttattctctctctctctctctctctctctctctctctctctctctctctctctctctctgtctctctctcgaaagaagcaggtgaaaaattaaaaaaagtatgtGTATAAATCGTAAATAACTAGGGCACAAGACAAATGTGcttgtaaatgtttttgttttgtttaggtaGCCTAATGAAATGGAAGTACCCTTccctcatatttatattatatgcagG of the Macrobrachium rosenbergii isolate ZJJX-2024 chromosome 16, ASM4041242v1, whole genome shotgun sequence genome contains:
- the LOC136847056 gene encoding DNA-binding protein inhibitor ID-2-B-like — protein: MKSVSWNKSCHRSVRSNSIGVRSNRCHADVRQERQEIRDYLDKLRQLVPACPKAGKLSRLAVIQYVIDYIVELQDTLVHHPVNSILGNGDIADLTSSIHSNPIFSLQALNASSNKNSTSSATASATNKNDNHVVVSGKTTTAAATINNDTSSKRSKTSSTTSSSTSTTSATCRRPLGVLSSFKNHRNL